The following proteins are co-located in the Pelecanus crispus isolate bPelCri1 chromosome 5, bPelCri1.pri, whole genome shotgun sequence genome:
- the DNAI3 gene encoding dynein axonemal intermediate chain 3 isoform X6, giving the protein MASIGHPEIFPLVFTTKTQEIFNCRVDEDVTEENCFKLIKKEDIIQDLKTRATISDFHPIKKVVLEYPGEELLVVFDAKFQYGQNFYFVASEEAKENLLKPPETAEEKEEEKEEENREETLEVHPYKPPVHKPWVSLGSEKEVEEESVKDTITKIKYMISRVRRKFGAPITFTDKNASHVKDSYVECTSYQDKTYSIKMLEKNVGIQMVPKLREASTQTKWTYPKNAATQYFPRQLSSEEKEESLSSEKLKEFLTSVHLRMEIALQQNEIMNAFFDDWKALAEDESSSGGKPDVYLKAYQSFTDLRHLKDRTISWVCWHPTIYGIIAVSAGERLSYEEQVNLSDKSLLQQSVILFWSFFDPIHPQLMLECPEDIYCFQFSPSDPNIIAGGCINGQVILWDISQHEEKLQNAKTVADGIEITAVNMPSLMQVQQSSTEPPLVRYCAVSSIQYSHEKPVTDIHWLPDYFEDNRMGATFENRAETCVQLVTCSPDGSVLFWDIPATKLPEQPSSEKVKEEETFYVPPDVPDTSKHPDVCWKPLIKINLRESDTNIEYGPIRISLKELHYHSKPSEKVQSLNALEVPAKESPYTEMSIPSSKNLKVLENISTDFFVGTEDGEIVYSDWEMEIHSDSAKPVSQKHAQKYIIHTETINTLQRSPFFKDIILSVGGRNFAIWREGVTNGPILQSSCSAGRYTAGQWSLTRPGVFFIGRDDGNIDIWDILKKTHEPSHLQNISKSTITFISPWTASPNQHFLAVSDDLGVLHVWEICQPLSHPSSNEDANVLDYFEREVKYLKYCEQEFQEYQELQAKTELKWSWRHRGRKQV; this is encoded by the exons GCCAcccagaaatatttcctttagtTTTCACTACAAAGACCCAAGAAATTTTTAACTGCCGAGTTGATGAAGACgtcacagaagaaaattgtttcaaacttattaaaaaagagGACATCATTCAGGACCTGAAAACAAGAGCTACAATTTCTGATTTCCACCCTATCAAAAAAGTTGTCCTA gaGTATCCAGGGGAAGAACTTTTGGTAGTTTTTGATGCAAAGTTCCAGTATGGACAGAACTTCTACTTTGTTGCTTCTGAGGAAGCCAAGGAAAACCTTCTGAAG CCTCcagaaactgcagaagaaaaagaagaagaaaaagaagaggaaaatagaGAGGAAACTCTGGAAGTCCATCCTTATAAGCCTCCTGTCCACAAACCCTGGGTTTCTCTTGGCAGCGAAAAGGAAGTTGAAGAAGAATCTGTTAAAGACACTATTACAAAG ATTAAGTATATGATTTCTCGAGTACGCAGGAAGTTTGGTGCACCAATTACATTTACTGATAAGAATGCTTCACATGTAAAAGACAGTTATGTTGAATGCACGTCCTATCAAGACAAAACTTACAGTattaaaatgcttgaaaaaaatgtgggCATACAAATGGTTCCAAAATTAAGAGAAGCTAGTACTCAGACAAAATG GACCTATCCAAAAAATGCAGCCACGCAGTATTTTCCTAGACAGTTGTCaagtgaagagaaagaagagagtcTGTCATCTGAGAAGCTGAAAGAATTTCTTACATCAGTACATTTAAG AATGGAAATTGCAttgcagcaaaatgaaattatgaatGCTTTTTTTGATGACTGGAAGGCCCTAGCAGAAGATGAAAGCAGTTCTGGTGGCAAGCCAGATGTTTATCTTAAAGCATACCAGTCATTTACAGATCTGCGCCATCTCAAGGACAGAACTATAAGCTGGGTTTGCTGGCACCCAACCATTTATG GGATTATAGCAGTGTCAGCAGGAGAGCGGCTTTCTTATGAAGAGCAAGTTAACCTTTCTGACAAATCATTGCTGCAGCAGTCAGTAATACttttttggagtttttttgaCCCTATCCACCCTCAG tTAATGTTGGAGTGTCCTGAAGACATTTACTGCTTTCAGTTCAGTCCAAGTGATCCAAATATCATTGCTGGTGGCTGCATCAATGGACAG GTTATACTGTGGGATATTTCTCAAcatgaagaaaagctgcaaaatgcaaaaactGTTGCTGATGGAATTGAGATAACAGCTGTTAATATG cCATCACTTATGCAAGTCCAGCAGAGTAGCACAGAGCCACCTCTAGTGAGATACTGTGCTGTCTCTTCCATACAGTATAGTCATGAAAAACCAGTAACAGATATACATTGGCTGCCAGATTATTTTGAG GACAACCGAATGGGTGCTACTtttgaaaacagagctgaaacttGCGTGCAGCTTGTGACCTGCTCCCCTGATGG CTCAGTATTATTTTGGGATATTCCAGCCACCAAACTTCCTGAACAACCTTCATCTGAGAAAGTAAAAGAGGAGGAAACTTTTTATGTGCCCCCTGATGTTCCAGATACTTCTAAGCatccagatgtctgctggaaaccCCTCATAAAG ATAAACCTGCGCGAAAGTGATACCAACATAGAGTACGGTCCCATCAGAATTAGTTTAAAGGAACTGCATTATCATTCCAAACCCTcag AGAAGGTGCAATCTCTGAACGCACTAGAAGTACCTGCCAAAGAGAGCCCATATACAGAGATGAGTATTCCTTCAAGCAAAAATCTGAAAGTACTAGAGAATATCTCCACTGACTTTTTCGTTGGAACTGAA GATGGAGAAATTGTTTATTCCGACTGGGAAATGGAAATTCATAGTGACTCGGCAAAACCAGTTA GTCAGAAGCACGCTCAGAAATACATCATCCACACTGAAACTATCAACACTCTCCAGAGATCtccattttttaaagacatCATTCTAAGCGTTGGAGGCCGGAATTTTGCCATTTGGAGAGAAGGGGTTACA aatggACCGATCCTTCAGTcaagctgctctgcaggaagATACACTGCGGGACAATGGTCCTTAACAAGACCAGGAGTTTTCTTCATTGGCAGAGATGATGGAAATATAGATATCTGGGACATACTGAAGAAAACTCATGAGCCATCTCACCTCCAGAACATCTCCAAATCAACAATCACTTTCATCAGCCCCTGGACTGCCTCAC caaaccagcattttttagCTGTTTCTGATGATCTTGGAGTACTGCATGTTTGGGAAATCTGTCAGCCACTAAGTCACCCTTCGAGCAATGAG GATGCCAACGTACTTgattattttgaaagagaagtCAAATACCTGAAGTACTGTGAACAAGAGTTTCAAGAGTATCAAGAGCTTCAAGCCAAAACAGAATTGAAATGGAGCTGGAGGcacagagggagaaaaca agtATGA
- the DNAI3 gene encoding dynein axonemal intermediate chain 3 isoform X1 produces MSENLVSGKTSLKGPKTSAKKQKGENKAKESSKGKRTQLGKKDKIDLSMASIGHPEIFPLVFTTKTQEIFNCRVDEDVTEENCFKLIKKEDIIQDLKTRATISDFHPIKKVVLEYPGEELLVVFDAKFQYGQNFYFVASEEAKENLLKPPETAEEKEEEKEEENREETLEVHPYKPPVHKPWVSLGSEKEVEEESVKDTITKIKYMISRVRRKFGAPITFTDKNASHVKDSYVECTSYQDKTYSIKMLEKNVGIQMVPKLREASTQTKWTYPKNAATQYFPRQLSSEEKEESLSSEKLKEFLTSVHLRMEIALQQNEIMNAFFDDWKALAEDESSSGGKPDVYLKAYQSFTDLRHLKDRTISWVCWHPTIYGIIAVSAGERLSYEEQVNLSDKSLLQQSVILFWSFFDPIHPQLMLECPEDIYCFQFSPSDPNIIAGGCINGQVILWDISQHEEKLQNAKTVADGIEITAVNMPSLMQVQQSSTEPPLVRYCAVSSIQYSHEKPVTDIHWLPDYFEDNRMGATFENRAETCVQLVTCSPDGSVLFWDIPATKLPEQPSSEKVKEEETFYVPPDVPDTSKHPDVCWKPLIKINLRESDTNIEYGPIRISLKELHYHSKPSEKVQSLNALEVPAKESPYTEMSIPSSKNLKVLENISTDFFVGTEDGEIVYSDWEMEIHSDSAKPVSQKHAQKYIIHTETINTLQRSPFFKDIILSVGGRNFAIWREGVTNGPILQSSCSAGRYTAGQWSLTRPGVFFIGRDDGNIDIWDILKKTHEPSHLQNISKSTITFISPWTASPNQHFLAVSDDLGVLHVWEICQPLSHPSSNEDANVLDYFEREVKYLKYCEQEFQEYQELQAKTELKWSWRHRGRKQYVILGIKKTFFVSLGL; encoded by the exons GCCAcccagaaatatttcctttagtTTTCACTACAAAGACCCAAGAAATTTTTAACTGCCGAGTTGATGAAGACgtcacagaagaaaattgtttcaaacttattaaaaaagagGACATCATTCAGGACCTGAAAACAAGAGCTACAATTTCTGATTTCCACCCTATCAAAAAAGTTGTCCTA gaGTATCCAGGGGAAGAACTTTTGGTAGTTTTTGATGCAAAGTTCCAGTATGGACAGAACTTCTACTTTGTTGCTTCTGAGGAAGCCAAGGAAAACCTTCTGAAG CCTCcagaaactgcagaagaaaaagaagaagaaaaagaagaggaaaatagaGAGGAAACTCTGGAAGTCCATCCTTATAAGCCTCCTGTCCACAAACCCTGGGTTTCTCTTGGCAGCGAAAAGGAAGTTGAAGAAGAATCTGTTAAAGACACTATTACAAAG ATTAAGTATATGATTTCTCGAGTACGCAGGAAGTTTGGTGCACCAATTACATTTACTGATAAGAATGCTTCACATGTAAAAGACAGTTATGTTGAATGCACGTCCTATCAAGACAAAACTTACAGTattaaaatgcttgaaaaaaatgtgggCATACAAATGGTTCCAAAATTAAGAGAAGCTAGTACTCAGACAAAATG GACCTATCCAAAAAATGCAGCCACGCAGTATTTTCCTAGACAGTTGTCaagtgaagagaaagaagagagtcTGTCATCTGAGAAGCTGAAAGAATTTCTTACATCAGTACATTTAAG AATGGAAATTGCAttgcagcaaaatgaaattatgaatGCTTTTTTTGATGACTGGAAGGCCCTAGCAGAAGATGAAAGCAGTTCTGGTGGCAAGCCAGATGTTTATCTTAAAGCATACCAGTCATTTACAGATCTGCGCCATCTCAAGGACAGAACTATAAGCTGGGTTTGCTGGCACCCAACCATTTATG GGATTATAGCAGTGTCAGCAGGAGAGCGGCTTTCTTATGAAGAGCAAGTTAACCTTTCTGACAAATCATTGCTGCAGCAGTCAGTAATACttttttggagtttttttgaCCCTATCCACCCTCAG tTAATGTTGGAGTGTCCTGAAGACATTTACTGCTTTCAGTTCAGTCCAAGTGATCCAAATATCATTGCTGGTGGCTGCATCAATGGACAG GTTATACTGTGGGATATTTCTCAAcatgaagaaaagctgcaaaatgcaaaaactGTTGCTGATGGAATTGAGATAACAGCTGTTAATATG cCATCACTTATGCAAGTCCAGCAGAGTAGCACAGAGCCACCTCTAGTGAGATACTGTGCTGTCTCTTCCATACAGTATAGTCATGAAAAACCAGTAACAGATATACATTGGCTGCCAGATTATTTTGAG GACAACCGAATGGGTGCTACTtttgaaaacagagctgaaacttGCGTGCAGCTTGTGACCTGCTCCCCTGATGG CTCAGTATTATTTTGGGATATTCCAGCCACCAAACTTCCTGAACAACCTTCATCTGAGAAAGTAAAAGAGGAGGAAACTTTTTATGTGCCCCCTGATGTTCCAGATACTTCTAAGCatccagatgtctgctggaaaccCCTCATAAAG ATAAACCTGCGCGAAAGTGATACCAACATAGAGTACGGTCCCATCAGAATTAGTTTAAAGGAACTGCATTATCATTCCAAACCCTcag AGAAGGTGCAATCTCTGAACGCACTAGAAGTACCTGCCAAAGAGAGCCCATATACAGAGATGAGTATTCCTTCAAGCAAAAATCTGAAAGTACTAGAGAATATCTCCACTGACTTTTTCGTTGGAACTGAA GATGGAGAAATTGTTTATTCCGACTGGGAAATGGAAATTCATAGTGACTCGGCAAAACCAGTTA GTCAGAAGCACGCTCAGAAATACATCATCCACACTGAAACTATCAACACTCTCCAGAGATCtccattttttaaagacatCATTCTAAGCGTTGGAGGCCGGAATTTTGCCATTTGGAGAGAAGGGGTTACA aatggACCGATCCTTCAGTcaagctgctctgcaggaagATACACTGCGGGACAATGGTCCTTAACAAGACCAGGAGTTTTCTTCATTGGCAGAGATGATGGAAATATAGATATCTGGGACATACTGAAGAAAACTCATGAGCCATCTCACCTCCAGAACATCTCCAAATCAACAATCACTTTCATCAGCCCCTGGACTGCCTCAC caaaccagcattttttagCTGTTTCTGATGATCTTGGAGTACTGCATGTTTGGGAAATCTGTCAGCCACTAAGTCACCCTTCGAGCAATGAG GATGCCAACGTACTTgattattttgaaagagaagtCAAATACCTGAAGTACTGTGAACAAGAGTTTCAAGAGTATCAAGAGCTTCAAGCCAAAACAGAATTGAAATGGAGCTGGAGGcacagagggagaaaacagtACGTTATACTTGGAATTAAGAaaactttctttgtttctctgggTCTTTAA